One genomic region from Ammospiza caudacuta isolate bAmmCau1 chromosome 1, bAmmCau1.pri, whole genome shotgun sequence encodes:
- the THUMPD2 gene encoding THUMP domain-containing protein 2, producing MSAGEAWRFFCTAGRGLEPFLVREVRARLGATEVDSVSGKVFFRAAAGPGELRQLRSAERLFLLLKKHSPLPVSGNRGKMLHEIKSLVIEDPKYWLDIVSVWRKLRGHEGKTDDGSIENALALKRKSEEETNTTNKRQKTEQVRTAVSEECQVGAGETCEAPARMSRQECWTESRTCSELPSMGSAEDPAAPEELGFSFRVSCRCSGAIARTLTSQEVGRALGTALVKQCGWRADLRDPDLEIFVHLNDIHSVVGIPLFRLPLANREYIRTAGLRSTVAWAMASLAEIRAGALVLDPMCGLGTILLEAAKEWPDAWYWGADISDSQLEGADGNIRAAGLVDKIELLKASVKALPLPSESFDSVISDIPFGKKFKTMSDAQLLPDLLREMERVLCVGGTLVMLLSQELHRCMDGLTRSAGCDPAEASADSDSGAAPAQAMDGLTRSAGGDPAEASADGDSGAQAVDGLTKSAGGDPADGDSRAAPSVDGNSSSLAQGCGEPVLSRHFGSLLPEGVYAVSLGKTDAFIHKYRKVFGPGSCPRTGTLPGAGSSLGLGRRELESFGSSREGLGGALLMQTHPLPSLRLPHLPGMS from the exons ATGTCGGCGGGAGAGGCTTGGCGGTTCTTCTGCACCGCGGGCCGCGGGCTGGAGCCCTTCCTGGTGCGGGAGGTGCGGGCGCGGCTCGGCGCCACCGAG GTGGACTCCGTCTCGGGAAAAGTGTTCTTcagggcggcggcggggcccggaGAGCTGCGGCAGCTGCGGTCGGCGGAGcgcctgttcctgctgctgaagAAGCACAGCCCGCTGCCGGTGTCCGGGAACAGAG GGAAAATGCTTCATGAGATTAAAAGCCTTGTCATTGAGGACCCGAAATACTGGCTGGATATTGTCTCTGTTTGGAGAAAGCTTCGTGGACACGAGGGGAAAACAGATGATGGCTCTATAGAAAATGCATTGGCTCTGAAGAGAAAGTCAGAAGAAGAGACAAATACTACAAATAAGAGGCAAAAGACAGAACAAGTGAGGACAGCTGTGTCTGAGGAGTGTcaggtgggagctggagagacCTGTGAGGCACCAGCCAGAATGAGCAGGCAGGAGTGCTGGACTGAGAGCAGGACTTGCTCAGAATTGCCTTCCATGGGCAGTGCAGAGGATCCTGCTGCCCCTGAGGAGCTTGGCTTCAGCTTCAGGGTGTCGTGTCGCTGCAGTGGAGCCATTGCCAGAACACTGACTTCACAG GAGGTCGGCAGAGCccttggcacagccctggtgaaGCAGTGTGGGTGGCGAGCTGATCTGCGGGACCCTGACCTGGAG ATCTTTGTACATCTCAATGACATTCACTCTGTGGTGGGGATTCCTCTTTTCAG GCTTCCATTGGCAAACAGAGAGTACATCAGAACAGCAGGACTGCGGTCAACAGTGGCATGGGCCATGGCATCTCTGGCTGAAATCAGG GCTGGTGCCCTTGTGCTGGATCCCATGTGTGGGCTAGGAACCATCCTGCTGGAGGCTGCCAAGGAGTGGCCT GACGCCTGGTACTGGGGTGCTGATATAAGTGACTCACAGTTAGAGGGTGCAGATGGCAATATCAGAGCTGCAGGCCTGGTGGATAAGATTGAGCTGCTGAAAGCTTCTGTGAAAG CGCTGCCATTGCCTTCAGAAAGCTTTGACAGCGTTATTTCAGATATTCCATTTGGGAAGAAGTTCAAGACCATGAGTGATGCCCAGCTCCTACCAGATCTTCTCCGGGAAATGGAGAG AGTGCTTTGTGTTGGAGGGACCCTGGTGATGCTGCTGAGCCAGGAGCTCCACAGATGCATGGATGGTTTGACCAGGAGTGCTGGATGTGACCCTGCTGAGGCCTctgctgacagtgacagtggaGCAGCTCCCGCACAGGCCATGGATGGTTTGACCAGGAGTGCTGGAGGTGACCCTGCTGAGGCCTCTGCTGATGGTGACAGTGGAGCACAGGCCGTGGATGGTTTGACCAAGAGTGCTGGAGGTGACCCTGCTGAtggtgacagcagagcagcccctaGTGTGGATGGGAATTCCTCCTCCTTGGCCCAGGGGTGTGGAGAACCTGTTCTCAGCAGACATTTCGGgtctctgctgccagagggtGTCTATGCTGTTAGCCTGGGCAAGACTGATGCTTTCATCCACAAATACAGGAAGGTGTTTGGGCCTGGGAGCTGTCCCAGGACTGGGAcactccctggagctgggagctctctgGGCCTGGGCCGAAGGGAACTGGAAAgctttggcagcagcagggaaggactCGGTGGGGCTCTGCTGATGCAGACACACCCACTGCCATCCCTTAGATTGCCTCACCTTCCTGGCATGTCCTAA